Proteins encoded together in one Nitrospirota bacterium window:
- a CDS encoding CoB--CoM heterodisulfide reductase iron-sulfur subunit A family protein codes for MKTGVYFCKCGTNISDKIDSDRVRENLLRHFPGMHFKTVDFMCSEEGKEAFEKDLVENGLERVVISACSPRDHETTFMRVLSRAGLNPYLMQMVNVREQIAWVTRDAGKATEKAGRSIRSAVSRVQLHDPLQKKEIDICPDVLVIGAGPAGLKTALSIAGSGRKVVLVEKSPVIGGMPVRYEELFPNMECGPCMLEPLMAEILHGEYAENIELLTMAEVIEVVGSYGNFAAKIIQRPRFADTHTCIGCAECIEPCPVSAKNPFNGDLNERKAISFPFAGALPNTPFIDEKLCINLQGGACKKCQEACPVEGTIRFDDSEKVYERTIGAIIVATGSDLYDCKKLPNLGYGKLDNIYTSKEFERIMASNGPTDGQIRVAAGTAPSSIAIVHCVGSLDVNHKEYCSGICCQYAFKFNHMIEKKLPGTRIWHFYKELVIPGKDEFSLYHHARSNPHATFVRYNDIRQLSIAGGKKGNIIEYQDISGKSGSVNVDMIVLCPAVIPAEESGKLGEVLETAHDQSGFFEELHGRLDSVQSKIKGIYLAGTCQSPMDIQKAMNQGMAAAGYILSGLVVGRKLEIQPVNAEVDSERCSGCRVCVSVCPYTAISFDAEKEKALVNEVLCQGCGTCVAACPSAAIRGNHFTNEEILAEIAEVLR; via the coding sequence ATGAAGACCGGCGTATATTTCTGCAAGTGCGGAACGAACATATCGGATAAGATCGATTCTGACAGGGTCAGGGAGAACCTGTTGCGTCACTTCCCCGGCATGCATTTCAAGACAGTAGATTTCATGTGCTCCGAGGAAGGCAAAGAAGCGTTCGAGAAGGATCTTGTTGAAAACGGTCTGGAGCGGGTCGTGATCTCGGCCTGCTCTCCCCGGGACCACGAAACTACCTTTATGCGGGTGCTCTCCCGTGCCGGTCTGAATCCTTATCTCATGCAGATGGTAAACGTCCGAGAGCAGATAGCCTGGGTCACCAGGGATGCCGGCAAGGCCACGGAAAAGGCCGGCCGCTCTATACGGTCAGCGGTGAGCCGTGTTCAGCTTCACGATCCCCTTCAAAAGAAAGAGATCGATATATGTCCTGACGTGCTTGTCATCGGCGCCGGTCCGGCCGGACTCAAGACCGCGCTGAGCATTGCCGGCTCCGGCAGAAAGGTTGTGCTGGTCGAGAAATCACCGGTTATCGGCGGCATGCCGGTCAGATATGAAGAGCTCTTCCCGAATATGGAATGCGGGCCCTGCATGCTCGAACCGTTAATGGCAGAGATACTGCATGGCGAGTACGCGGAGAATATCGAACTGCTGACCATGGCCGAGGTGATCGAGGTTGTCGGTTCCTATGGGAACTTTGCTGCCAAAATTATACAGAGACCCCGTTTTGCAGATACCCATACCTGTATCGGCTGCGCAGAATGCATCGAGCCCTGTCCGGTCAGCGCAAAGAACCCGTTTAACGGTGATTTGAACGAGCGTAAAGCGATCTCCTTCCCCTTTGCCGGGGCTCTGCCGAATACACCTTTTATCGATGAGAAGCTCTGCATAAACCTGCAGGGCGGCGCATGCAAAAAATGCCAGGAGGCCTGCCCGGTCGAGGGTACGATCAGGTTTGACGACAGCGAAAAAGTATATGAGAGAACTATCGGGGCGATAATCGTAGCAACTGGTTCAGATCTCTATGACTGCAAAAAGCTGCCGAACCTCGGGTACGGAAAGCTTGATAACATATACACCAGTAAAGAGTTTGAGCGGATCATGGCTTCAAACGGTCCGACTGATGGGCAGATCAGGGTAGCAGCAGGAACTGCTCCGTCGAGTATTGCGATCGTCCACTGCGTCGGAAGCCTTGATGTCAATCATAAAGAATACTGCTCCGGGATATGCTGCCAGTATGCTTTTAAGTTCAATCACATGATCGAGAAAAAACTGCCGGGGACCAGGATCTGGCATTTTTACAAAGAACTGGTCATCCCGGGCAAAGATGAGTTCAGCCTGTACCATCATGCCCGGTCCAATCCCCATGCAACCTTTGTCAGGTACAACGATATCCGGCAGCTGTCTATCGCCGGAGGCAAAAAAGGCAATATCATTGAGTACCAGGACATCTCCGGGAAGTCCGGAAGCGTGAACGTGGATATGATCGTGCTTTGCCCGGCGGTCATCCCGGCCGAAGAGTCAGGGAAACTCGGGGAGGTTCTGGAAACAGCGCACGACCAGTCCGGATTTTTTGAAGAACTGCACGGACGACTGGATTCTGTCCAGTCCAAGATCAAGGGAATATATCTGGCCGGAACCTGCCAGTCGCCGATGGATATTCAAAAGGCCATGAACCAGGGCATGGCTGCTGCCGGATATATACTTTCCGGACTTGTTGTGGGCAGGAAGCTCGAGATACAGCCGGTTAACGCCGAGGTCGACAGCGAACGCTGCTCCGGTTGCAGGGTCTGTGTCAGTGTATGCCCCTATACAGCGATATCTTTTGATGCAGAAAAAGAGAAGGCATTAGTAAATGAGGTTCTCTGTCAGGGCTGCGGCACATGTGTTGCCGCATGTCCTTCAGCCGCGATCAGGGGCAATCACTTTACCAATGAAGAAATTCTTGCCGAGATCGCAGAGGTGCTGCGATGA